In Pseudosulfitobacter pseudonitzschiae, the sequence GATGTTTTGGAAATTCTGGCCGTGCCGCTGTTGGGCGTCATTCCCGAAAGTACGGCGGTGTTGCGCGCCTCAAACGTCGGTATGCCCATCGTGCTGGATGAACCGTCTGCCGCAAGCCGGGGCTACGAGGCTGCCGTGGCGCGTTTGCTGGGCGAAGAAGTTGACGGGCATGTCGAACGAGCCAAGAAACCTGGCTTTTTCAGCCGCCTCTTTGGAGCGCCAGCATGAGCCTGTTTGGATTCTCGCTCAGACCACGCCGCACAAAATCCGCACAAACGGCGAAGGACAGGCTGCAGATACTGCTTGCCCATGAACGCAGCGATGGGTCGAAGGGACCGGATTACCTGCCTTTACTCCAGGCTGACATTCTCGCGGTTATCCGCAAGTATATGGAGATTAAGGAAGACGAAGTCGACATCCAGATGGAGCGAAACGACGACGTTTCTAGCCTTGAGATCAACATTGAGATTCCGTCAGCGGGCCCTGAAAAACCTATTGCATCTGCGCTCCCGCGCAAAAGAGCAAGGTCGCGGTGCTGAAAATTGGTTCAGGACGAAAGGCGCATCGCTCATAGTTGCAACCATATTCCT encodes:
- the minE gene encoding cell division topological specificity factor MinE, with product MSLFGFSLRPRRTKSAQTAKDRLQILLAHERSDGSKGPDYLPLLQADILAVIRKYMEIKEDEVDIQMERNDDVSSLEINIEIPSAGPEKPIASALPRKRARSRC